The genomic window CGGTCTCGTGCTCTGACGCGTCGCGTCGCTACCGGTCGAGCCCGAACAGCTCCGCGAGGTGCGTGATCTTCTTCGCCCTCGCGAGCCGCGGCATATCGCTGCCGTCGCGGACCCGTTCCCCGTCCGGCCCGAGATCGGCGATCACGTCCTGCGCCCACGCGACGTCGTGAGGGCTGGGGCTCAGCGCCCGGTTGATCACGGCGGCCTGATCGGCGCGCAGGCACAGTTTTCCGGTCAGGCCGAGGGAGACGGTGGCCGTGCAGTCCCGCTGCAGGATCGTCTCGTTCGTCGACAGCGTCGGCCCGTCGATGGGGCCGCCGGGCAGTCGCGCGGCACGGCTCGCGATCACCAGCCGCGACCGGGGATACGACATCGCGGTCGGGTCGTCGCTCATCCCGGTGTCGCGGCGGAAGTCGCCGCTGCCGAATGCGAGCCGGAACGTGCCGTGGGCGCGGGCGATGTCGGGTGCGGCTTCGAGTCCGACCGCCGATTCGACGAGCGCGATGATCGGGGTGTCGTCCGGTAGCCGCTCGGCGGTGGATTCGATCTGGTTGCCGCTCTCCGTCTTCGCCAGCATCACCCCGGACAACCCCGGAAGGTCGCGGATCGCGGCGAGATCGTCGGCCCAGTGCGCCGTCGTCGCATCGTTGATCCGCACCCACGCTTCGTGCCCGCCGCCGAGCCGGTCCACGACGTGTCGTCGCGCCGTCGGCTTGTCCGCGACGGCGACGGCGTCCTCGAGGTCGAGGATGATCGCGTCGACCTCGCCGGGCCGGACGAAAGTGTCCGGTTTCGACGCGGCGGTCAGCATCCACGTACGGGCGACGTCGGCACGGACGCCGGATCGGGTCGGCCGGGAGGCATCGGTCGTCACGGGGCAGTTCCTTCCGGGGGACGCGTACTCGTGTCGTGGTCCCATCGTGCTCCGCTCGGCCGGACGCGGCCACCGCTACCGCGCAGGCCGGCTGCCCGCACGTTTCGCGACGCGGCGGATCTGGAAGATCCGCACCCCACCCGCGAGGGCCATGATGACGGCGCCGGCGATCGCCGCCAGCAGCAGGCTGATGCCGGCCGGGAGCGTGAACTCCCACACGAACAACTCGAAGGTCACCGAATCCAGGTTCTGCAGGATGAAGACCAGGAGCAGGACCGCGACTACGATGCCGACGACGAGCCCCACCCACGTCGAGGCGGCGCGAGTGCGGGGGATGACGCCGGTGTCGTGGACGTCCGGGGCCGGGGTGTCGTGCCGGGGGACGGTGGGACGGGCACCGGTGTCGTCGACCGGGCCGGGCTCGTCCTGCGGGGTGGAAGACATGTGTCGATCATCACCCACCCTATGGCGTTGCGCACGTGTATCGATACGCGGACGGAGGTGATGGGAGAATGGCGGCACTATGTCTGTCTCCCTGCCTCTCGTCTTCACCGCGCCGCGCCGCGGAATGCCGCCGCGACATCTCGCCGACCTCGACGCCGACGAGCGCAAGGAGGCCGTGAAGGAACTGGGTCTGCCGGGATTCCGTGCCGACCAGCTGGCCCGCCAGTACTACGGCCGGCTCGAGGCCGACCCGGACAAGATGACCGACCTGCCGGCTGCGATGCGCGAGAAGGTCGGCTCCGCGTTGTTCCCGCAACTGCTCGACGTCGTCAAGCACGTCGCATGCGACGCCGGCCAGACCCGCAAGACGCTGTGGAAGGCCCACGACGGCACTCTGCTCGAGAGCGTCCTCATGCGCTATCCGGACCGCGCGACGCTGTGCATCTCGAGTCAGGCC from Prescottella sp. R16 includes these protein-coding regions:
- a CDS encoding CoA ester lyase — its product is MTTDASRPTRSGVRADVARTWMLTAASKPDTFVRPGEVDAIILDLEDAVAVADKPTARRHVVDRLGGGHEAWVRINDATTAHWADDLAAIRDLPGLSGVMLAKTESGNQIESTAERLPDDTPIIALVESAVGLEAAPDIARAHGTFRLAFGSGDFRRDTGMSDDPTAMSYPRSRLVIASRAARLPGGPIDGPTLSTNETILQRDCTATVSLGLTGKLCLRADQAAVINRALSPSPHDVAWAQDVIADLGPDGERVRDGSDMPRLARAKKITHLAELFGLDR
- a CDS encoding lipopolysaccharide assembly LapA domain-containing protein, whose translation is MSSTPQDEPGPVDDTGARPTVPRHDTPAPDVHDTGVIPRTRAASTWVGLVVGIVVAVLLLVFILQNLDSVTFELFVWEFTLPAGISLLLAAIAGAVIMALAGGVRIFQIRRVAKRAGSRPAR